In one Halosimplex halophilum genomic region, the following are encoded:
- a CDS encoding IclR family transcriptional regulator: MGITEPGADDSAIGAVERTFAVVGVVRERGTVRIDDVATALDIPTSTAHSHLKTLESVGYVVQGSDGYRLSCRFLRDGVAVRQRRTVYRATRTEIDALAESTGEVANLGIEENGQRVILYQAEGTEAVYDNAPIGEHTEMHWTALGKAILAHLPADYVDEVVDTYGLPRATQHTITDRDRLGRELARIEDRGYAIEDEERREGIRSVAAPVVVDERVVGSISVSGPKERLDDERIEAEILPELRNTVNVVEVKYAYD, encoded by the coding sequence ATGGGTATCACCGAACCAGGCGCGGACGACAGCGCGATCGGGGCCGTCGAGCGGACGTTCGCGGTCGTCGGCGTCGTGCGCGAGCGGGGGACCGTTCGGATCGACGACGTGGCGACGGCGCTCGACATCCCGACGAGCACCGCTCACTCGCACCTCAAGACGCTCGAATCGGTGGGCTACGTCGTCCAGGGGAGCGACGGCTACCGGTTGAGCTGTCGGTTCCTCCGCGACGGCGTCGCAGTCAGACAGCGTCGGACGGTCTACCGCGCGACCAGGACGGAGATCGACGCGCTGGCGGAGTCGACGGGCGAGGTCGCCAACCTCGGGATCGAGGAGAACGGCCAGCGGGTCATCCTCTACCAGGCCGAGGGCACGGAGGCGGTCTACGACAACGCGCCGATCGGCGAACACACCGAGATGCACTGGACCGCCCTGGGCAAGGCCATCCTCGCCCACCTCCCGGCCGACTACGTCGACGAGGTCGTCGACACCTACGGCCTGCCGCGCGCGACCCAGCACACGATCACCGACCGCGACCGCCTGGGCCGGGAACTCGCGCGGATCGAGGACCGCGGCTACGCCATCGAGGACGAGGAGCGCCGGGAGGGGATCCGCTCGGTCGCCGCCCCGGTCGTCGTCGACGAACGCGTGGTCGGCTCCATCTCGGTCTCCGGTCCGAAGGAGCGACTCGACGACGAGCGCATCGAAGCGGAGATCCTGCCGGAACTCCGGAACACCGTCAACGTCGTCGAAGTGAAGTACGCCTACGACTGA